Proteins from a genomic interval of Zingiber officinale cultivar Zhangliang chromosome 2A, Zo_v1.1, whole genome shotgun sequence:
- the LOC122043575 gene encoding formin-1-like has product MGLGGRSGNVSFASPAFREASQAARRARSTNDRLSQDAPSPSRRRTRSPSDDSDSDDQPLAQRRRRRALRPVPDSGPSSIPSPPPTAVASPPLPIVTPPPISSQHPQGGKAGPSERPSVTPPIAPPQGPSSAPSGSPAEPSAPLGSAADVPTSSLKIRGRLATLWEESIQHMDSLPPLAQMDKFAELYIKACAESLAVNNSFHAIHYQNKVLRDQVAELELQLNDPAQASHALRAEIKDLTKKKNSLEVSLAQANHELKDLQEKQSRVDIVHKQSINQQALEHQRAMDQWAQKLRAAETLAQEQDKKLKSQEAQLTSQAAELALAQNELAQARATTEGISTALAIYRDGENDHCLQNRALYLHSLEFCVQVGQRFSTSVIYGAGGALRQLYEQDYLKSIPSPEFLDHDRILKEIPDEIFAPFK; this is encoded by the exons ATGGGCCTTGGTGGGAGATCAGGTAATGTTTCCTTTGCCAGCCCCGCTTTCAGGGAAGCTTCTCAAGCAGCTCGCCGGGCCCGCTCCACAAATGACCGCCTGAGCCAGGATGCCCCTTCTCCCTCTAGACGCAGGACCCGATCACCTTCCGATGATTCCGACTCGGATGACCAGCCGCTGGCTCAGAGACGTCGACGTCGAGCCCTTCGTCCGGTGCCCGACTCAGGTCCGTCGtctatcccttctcctcctccaaccGCAGTTGCCTCTCCTCCACTTCCCATTGTGACTCCACCTCCAATCTCGAGCCAG CATCCTCAGGGCGGCAAAGCTGGCCCCTCAGAACGCCCTTCAGTTACCCCACCTATAGCACCTCCTCAGgggccttcttcagctccttctggcTCACCTGCTGAGCCATCAGCTCCTCTTGGCTCAGCCGCGg ATGTTCCCACCAGCTCCCTCAAGATAAGAGGTCGTCTAGCCACTTTATGGGAAGAAAGCATACAACACATGGACTCCTTGCCTCCCCTGGCTCAGATGGACAAATTTGCAGAATTGTATATCAAG GCTTGTGCAGAGTCTCTGGCAGTGAACAATTCCTTCCATGCTATTCATTATCAGAATAAGGTGCTACGGGACCAGGTCGCTGAACTGGAATTACAATTGAATGATCCTGCCCAAGCTAGCCATGCTTTGCGGGCCGAGATAAAAGATTTGACCAAAAAGAAGAACAGTCTGGAAGTATCCCTAGCGCAGGCCAACCATGAACTTAAAGATCTCCAAGAAAAGCAAAGTCGAGTCGATATTGTGCACAAGCAGAGTATAAATCAACAAGCTTTAGAGCATCAACGAGCTATGGACCAGTGGGCTCAGAAGCTGCGTGCTGCCGAGACTCTAGCGCAGGAGCAAGACAAGAAGTTGAAATCTCAGGAGGCCCAATTGACCTCCCAAGCAGCAGAACTGGCCCTTGCCCAGAATGAACTGGCTCAGGCTCGGGCTACCACAGAGGGCATATCAACAGCTCTGGCTATTTACAGAGATGGAGAGAACGACCACTGTCTACAGAACCGTGCTCTATATCTGCATTCTCTGGAATTCTGTGTACAAGTTGGACAGCGTTTCTCCACGTCTGTTATCTATGGGGCGGGCGGGGCTCTGCGCCAACTTTATGAGCAAGACTATTTAAAGTCGATTCCGTCTCCTGAATTTTTAGACCATGATCGAATCCTTAAAGAGATCCCGGATgaaatttttgctcctttcaaatga
- the LOC122040922 gene encoding cytokinin dehydrogenase 4-like has product MITVKQLMVDQSTNTLDDSAFIYISLARFPFTAIFSALPLSLIHSPLMTMQSCFIRLFVVVVVLLGSVTMHVSDPVLPSPPLEALRLEGKLSFDDGHLAAKDFGNRYRLLPAAVVHPASVSDVASTVRHVFRLGPSSKLTVAARGHGHSLRGQAQADGGIVVRMESLGGGTRVSHRGGQPYADASGGELWINVLEECLKHGLAPKSWTDYLHLTVGGTLSNAGISGQAFRHGPQISNVNQLEIVTGKGEVMNCSEEQNADLFHAALGGLGQFGIITRAQIALEPAPEMVRWIRVLYSDFASFTEDQEMLISAKETFDYIEGFVIINRTGLLNNWRSSFDPQDPARASQFDSDGKILFCLEMTKNFNRHEAESMSQEVEHLLSKLRYIQSTLFQSEVSYLEFLDRVHVSEVKLRSKGLWEIPHPWLNLFVPRTRIKDFAEGVFGKILTDSNNGPILLYPLNRSKWDNRTSAVIPDEEIFYLVALLSSAPSHGSLERALKQNSEIVDFCNKAGIKMKQYLPYYTTREEWNGHYGDRWKTFGHRKRTYDPLAILAPGQRIFRKPLQQSSSSL; this is encoded by the exons ATGATTACTGTCAAACAATTAATGGTAGACCAATCCACCAACACTCTCGACGACTCTGCCTTTATATATATCTCCCTCGCTCGCTTCCCCTTCACTGCCATATTCTCTGCTCTACCTCTCTCGCTGATCCATTCCCCCCTCATGACCATGCAAAGCTGTTTCATTCGACTCTTTGTCGTCGTCGTGGTACTCCTTGGCAGCGTTACCATGCACGTCTCCGACCCTGTCTTACCCTCGCCGCCGCTCGAGGCCCTCCGCCTCGAAGGCAAATTGAGCTTCGACGACGGGCACCTAGCCGCCAAGGACTTCGGGAACCGGTACCGGCTATTGCCGGCGGCAGTGGTGCACCCGGCGTCCGTCTCCGACGTCGCTTCCACTGTACGGCACGTGTTCCGGCTGGGGCCGAGCTCGAAGCTGACGGTGGCGGCCCGCGGGCACGGGCATTCTCTTCGGGGACAGGCGCAGGCCGACGGTGGGATCGTGGTGCGAATGGAGTCGCTCGGCGGCGGGACGCGGGTGTCGCATCGCGGAGGGCAGCCTTACGCGGACGCCTCCGGAGGAGAGCTGTGGATCAACGTGCTGGAGGAGTGTTTGAAGCATGGGCTGGCGCCCAAGTCGTGGACCGACTACCTCCACCTCACTGTTGGAGGAACGCTATCAAACGCCGGAATCAGTGGCCAAGCTTTCCGGCACGGCCCCCAGATCAGCAATGTCAACCAACTCGAGATCGTCACAG GCAAAGGAGAGGTGATGAATTGTTCCGAGGAACAGAATGCTGATCTCTTCCACGCTGCTCTCGGAGGTCTGGGTCAGTTCGGAATCATTACCAGAGCTCAGATTGCACTGGAACCAGCTCCAGAGATG GTGAGATGGATTAGAGTATTGTACTCTGACTTCGCTAGCTTTACCGAGGACCAGGAAATGCTGATATCGGCGAAGGAGACCTTCGACTACATCGAAGGCTTCGTCATCATCAATAGAACAGGACTTCTCAACAACTGGAGATCATCATTCGACCCACAGGATCCTGCCCGAGCAAGCCAATTTGATTCCGATGGCAAGATCTTATTCTGCCTCGAAATGACTAAAAACTTCAACCGACATGAAGCTGAGAGCATGAGCcaa GAAGTCGAACATCTTTTGTCTAAGCTGAGATACATACAATCCACGCTTTTCCAATCGGAGGTCTCCTATTTGGAGTTCTTGGATAGAGTCCATGTGTCGGAAGTGAAGCTGAGGTCCAAAGGTCTGTGGGAGATCCCACATCCATGGCTCAACCTCTTCGTACCACGAACCAGAATCAAAGATTTTGCAGAGGGAGTCTTTGGCAAAATTCTCACAGACAGCAACAATGGCCCCATTCTCCTGTACCCACTTAATCGATCGAA ATGGGATAACAGAACATCGGCAGTGATACCGGACGAAGAGATCTTCTACCTGGTGGCCTTGCTGTCCTCAGCGCCATCCCACGGCAGCTTAGAGCGAGCACTGAAACAGAACAGTGAGATCGTAGACTTCTGCAACAAGGCAGGAATCAAAATGAAACAGTACTTGCCCTACTATACGACGCGGGAAGAGTGGAACGGGCACTACGGTGACAGGTGGAAGACGTTTGGCCATAGAAAACGCACATATGATCCCTTGGCTATTCTCGCTCCTGGACAGAGAATATTTCGAAAACCACTGCAGCAATCCTCCTCCTCGTTGTAG